tataaattacccagcctcaggtatttctttatggccatGCAAATAGCCTAGTACACTTCCAATCCCCTTGGTACCAAAACTAGATATCACAAGAAAACTGCAGATCAATATTTCTTATGAATATGCATgtaaaaattttcaataaaaaatactaTCACATTTAATCTAGCAACATAAAAAagggattatacaccatgaccaaatatgatttatttcaaaatgcaaggttgattcaataaaatcaatgtgatacactatattaatagaataaagacataaaaagaatgaagctctGATATATGTTAAAACACGGATAAACCTTGTCTTAGCCCATTGGTGTTGCcatgaaggaatacctgagggtaggtaatttctaaataaaacagGTTTATTTGGCTTGTGGGTCTGCAGGCTGTACACAAGAAGCAAAGTGCCAGCATCtgcgtctggtgagggcctcatgaAGACCCCacccatggtggaaggggaagaggagcaggcatcacatggtaagagaggggagggaggtgtcagactctttttaacaactaGAGCTCAAAGAACTGAGTGAGAACCCAGTGAATCCCACGAGAATGGCACCAACCtgttcatgagagatctgcccctGTAACCCAAACATTTCCCACTTGCCCTCGCCTCCAACgttgggaatcaaatttcaacatgagagttGGAGAGGACAAACAGCCAAACTATTATCAAACATTGAAAATGTTATGCTAAtggaaagaagctagacacagaaaAAAGGCTACATGTATGATTCTGttgatatgaaatgtccaggacaGGTAAtcctataaagacagaaagtggattTGTGCTTGCTAAGGGCTAGGGAAAGGGGGGattggggagtgactgctaatggggatgcggtttctttctggggtgatgaaactATCCTGGAAATGGTGCTATTATTGCATAATGttgtgactatactaaaaactgctgtattgtataatttaaaatgatgaattttatggCTTGTggattatacttcaataaaaaaacAACTagataagaaaataattctacaGTGCCAAGAAGAATTTTAAGGCAAGTAGATAGTAAAATAGATATGAGGTAATTGATGGATGACAAGAACTACTGGAAATCTCTTTGTAGACCACAAATGTAGCCATCTTTTGTTAAATAATAGGAGAGAAATGAACTCCAAGGAGCTTAGTCCGTGTAATCTCTAGGAAATTGTGTCCTAGGAGTTGCTTTTGGTAAAGACTAAATTCTTCATGTCCAATGCTCCCTCCTAAGCACTGTATTAATTTTACTTTCAGCATCAGTATGACAACCTGTTCCACCGTGGCTGCCCTGGGAATGATGCCACTCTGCATTTATCTCTACACCTGGTCCTGGAGTCTTCAGCAGAATCTCACCGTTCCTTATCAGAACATAGGTCTGTATGGGCCTGGGAAATGGAGGACTAACAGTAATGGTGATGACACTAATAATAGCTGTTCTTAATTACATAACTCTTTATGCAGGGATTTTTTTTGTAGTACTTAATTTAATACCTTAAAGAACCCTACAGTATAGATTCTGTTACCAGTTCAATCTCCTAGGTCTTCAGGCTTCAAACTTGATCAAGATTATGTAGCCGGTAAGTACAGAACTGGAGTTCTAACCCAGGAATCTGACTACAAAGTGCAAACTTTCACCCCTATAAGAgtgcatttttgaaaaaaaaagaaagccagataATTTACTTTGAAAAAGCAAGAATCAAACCCTTATATAATTAGACTATAAAGCAACTGGACTCTTTATGCTCCAAGGTTTAACTGGATTTAGTGGTTCTAATTAGACCTTCCTGTGACTTCACCTTTCACATTGCCTGTGAACCTTGACTTTTTCTTGGAGGTTGAGTGTAAATAATTCTTACTGATTATGAAAACTCATCTACATGTCACAGTCACACCCATATCTCTTTCATTATATCCTCTTCTGAATATTATTTCTCATTAAAGTCTGCCATTTTCCTAAAGATCTCTGTGGGTTTACCAAGCTTAGAAGAGAAATGTGGTGAAATGATCTACCTTTTCTAGTATGGTCAGTTTTTGGAGAAGTGATAGGcattacgattttttttttttttttttttgagacagagttttgctctgtcactcaggctcgagtgcagtggtgcgatctcagctcactgcaacttctgccttctcctgcctcagcctccctagtagctgggactacaggtgcacgccaccacaccaggctaattttttttgtattttagtagagatggggtttcaccatgttgcccaggctggtctcaaactcctgagctcaggcaatccgcccaacttggcctcccaaagtgctaggattacaggcgtgagccaccgtgcctagccaacaCTATGATTCTTAAGACTCTCAGTGTCAATCTGGTGTCTCAGGTAAACACCTTGAGGGCTTAGAACCCATGGCCCATAGTCAAAACCATGAATGAACCCACTTCCTCACAATAGCGGGAGCCCACTGAATCTGTAAAGTTTGAGGGAAACCTTAATTTAGAAACCATGATTTTATGTGCAACTTTTTTTCTGATCAGTAAGTTATTTAATATATTCTGCTTTGATAATATGTTCTGAAAGGCACTCACAAGATGTAAAATGTTATGAGCAGCTTATATAACTTTGGAGCCAATATTGTAGGCATTTATCCAGATTCGGGAAGTGACGTGGGAAAATGTCAGTTTAAAGCTGTTACCTAATTGAAATAGAAGTTGTTGGGAAGTACTGTGCAGTCAGGGTGAGAGGGAAAACCCTCTGATAGATTATTCTTCTCTTTAGGAATTACCCTTGTGTGCCTGACTGTTCCTGTGGCCTTTGGTGTCTATGTGAATTACAGATGGCCAAAACAATCCAAAATCATTCTCAAGGTGAGCAACTTCATGGCCACTGTTGGCACATCCTCAGACTCAGGGGCCTGAAAGACAGAAGTGAGCAGTGGCTGGGACAAGTGAGCTTGTCGAGTACAGCCCCACACCCGGAAATTCTCCTTACACATCCTGCGGTTTTGGATCCAGCGATCATATTTCCTCCACCCTGTAAGTCTTGGTCTGCCACTCCCATAGTTCTGTACCCTGAGGCTTATGACGCCCTGGAAAATAGCAACTATTAATTTAGTGTCAGGAAAGCTAAAGCCTGTGTGTGGACAGAAGAGCCCAGGCCCATCCATGCAAAGGCTTCACACAGGTGCTCTTGAGGCAGAAGCTGTTCAAGTGAGCATGAAAGGGAGCCCCAGTGTTTAGTAATACGGCTGGTTTCTTGGAAGAGTAGGAGGAAGGGCTGTCTTGCAGAAGCATTCCTGGGGGCACTGCCAAAACTGTCGTTTGTACACATGAGCAAGGGCTGCTGACTACATGAATAAGACCGTTTAAATGAAATCATCCAGAAAGCACTGAGTCTAGCTATGGAATGATGGTGACTAGAACTTTCTACCTCCTCTTGTCTTTGCAGTCTTGCCCTTTGTCTGCTGGAGAAACAAGCAAATGTCTTTGTTAAacggcttttaaaaataattcaagaggccaggtgcagtggctcacatctgtaatcccagaacgttggcaggctgaggtgggaggattgcttgaagccaggaggtcgaggctatagtgagccatgattgtgccattgcacttgagcctggatcacagagtgagaccccatctctaaaaactgaaacaaaacagcaaaacatAAAGAGGAGGAATTCTTAACAATGATGTGTGTCTCCTAGGgtgctttccattttttttctgattatgtaTCACTTTAGCAGATAGAAGGTTGTAATATGTGTGGCTTtcatgaagatttaaaaaatgtttcagttatattttacatttataaagaaataaacatttgaggTTATTTAGAGTTTCAGGTAGTAAATCtcagttaattttgttttgtggtttatgATTTGGCTTGGTTTAAGCTTTAGCCGTTTGGCTCTACCTCACAGAGCATTGCCACTCTATATGCCTGTGCTAATGGACACTGTTTTCCCAGTTAGGCACAGGGCCAAACAATTCCCACCATTTCAGTGTGGTGGAGAATGAGAGGAGAGGGCTTGCCAAGcagaaaatcagctgggcacagagAGCTGGAGGATGGCTTACTATAGTACATTTGTATTGCATATGGATGACTTTAACATCAATAGTGCACACTTGATTTTCACTCCTTTTTTAGCTGTACTCATGGAATAAAGTCCCATcttttccacatttatttttaaaaattaattaagtttttgagatagggtctcgctctgtcactcaggctggagtgcaatgacacaatcattgctcactgcaaccttgatctcctaggctcaaatgatgcTCCCTTCTCAAGCTCTGaggtagctagcactacaggcatgcaccatcctGCCCTGCtaataaaaagaagttttttttagagacggggtcttgctctgttgcccaggctggtttgcaactcctggcctcaagagatcctcctgccttggcctcccaaagtgttgggattgcaggcatgagccactgtgcctggcccgttttccacttttattattgttatttcagTAGGAGAAAATTTCTAATGTGGTAGTTATGATTTTGTTTACAAAACAAGAGGAGGGAAATGATCATGGAAACTTCTTGCTTTTCAAGTACTCtgtctttgattatttttcttaaaagggcatttaacaacaacaacaacaacaaaaataatgattttggAGTTTCTAGCTCCTCTATCAGTCCATCAGTGTCAATGGAGAAACCAGATACATTTTTTTACATGTCAGTTTTATTTCCTGTAAAGAGCAGATTTAAAACTCTTTTGGGTATTTCATAGGATTTATGGCAAAACATTTAATAATATGCATAAATATTCTAGACTaccttagtaaaaaaaaaaaaagtaggcaaatgTAATCATTATTTTAGTATATCTTCATTCCCTGTTCTTagttccattttaattttagatcTGACACATTTTCTGAACAAACTTAAGTGTTCCTCATTTGCTCTTGGTGGATTTTAAACTATGAAATCTTTggtagagagaggaagaggggatATTACATTCAgaggctttctttctttcatttttttttttttaaacggaggcttgctctgtcacccaggctggagtgcagtggtgcaatcttggctcactgcaacgtccacctcccaggttcaagtaattctcctgcctcagcctcttgaatagctgggattacaggcatgtatcaccatgcctggctaatttttgtatttttttagtagagacaggattttgccatgttggccgggatggtcttgaactcctgacctcaggtaatccacccacctccgcctcccaaagttctgggattacagacatgagccaccatgcctggccaagaggcTTTCTTGTCTTAGCATCTTTTTCTTAGGCAGGGGTCTAGTCTGTCTGTGTATTTGAACAGTAAAAATGACCCCCATAACACATTTATGGCATATTAGGtcattctgtttgtttgttgtctTCTCTAGTTTCCTACGACCACCCTCCTTCACATCCTGAATCATTTCAAATAAAGGTTGACACCGTAACTAGGTACACAGTTTACTGTCTGACACATGATGTGAAAAGGAGCTTGCCAAGATCCTGATTTTCCCAAAATACCCTAGGCCATGCTTCCTTCCTATTTTatctaaaactcaaaactattCAAAATTCTGTCATTGTTggctttttgtttctgttcttgTTAAACAACAAAAGTAAGAGACAGTATCCATTTGGGAGAGGATAGAGGTCTCCGTCAGTATTTCTCATGTAGTCATGAGTATTAGCTCAGATTGTCCAATGAAGAATGGGTAAATTTTATTTGGAGGGGAGAAGGACAGGGATCAAAGCAGCAGGCAGCTGCTGGTAGTtgaaggggaggtgggaggggaggcagaTGGTCAGGCAGGGCAGACGTCAGACTGGAGGTCACAAGCAGAGGGTCATAGAGGTGTGTGCAGGGTGTTGGAAGCTCATTGTCAGATCCCATTCATTTTACACTTTTGTTCTACCCACAATAGAACTCTACTACCCAGTCTTTTTGGCAAAATCTTCTACTTGAAGAGAAAGGTAGATATGCTAAAACAAGACTTAGATTTGTGTCAGACTCCACCAATTTCTAGCATAGGCAAGTTACGTGACCACTTTGGAACTCAGATTTCTCCTCTACAAAATGAAATTGTATTCAGTCATCTCTAAGTCCCTTCTTTGTTCTAAAATTTCTAGATCCCAAGCATTTTACAACCTTGATGGACTTTGTATCATAGAGCAAAAAACCCTGAGTTTATATGCacttattttattgtttgcttCAGATTGGGGCCATTGTTGGTGGGGTCCTCCTTCTGGTGGTCGCAGTTGCTGGTGTGGTCCTGGCGAAAGGATCTTGGAATTCAGACATCACCCTTCTGACCATCAGTTTCATCTTTCCTTTGATTGGCCATGTCACGGGTTTTCTGCTGGCACTTTTTACCCACCAGTCTTGGCAAAGGTATAGTTAAACTATCCATAAACTTTTTTTGAGGAAGGTAAATTTAACACACTGCCACTGATAGGCTTTGCTGCCTGTGTCAGGAGACATGAAGAGTTTTGACTTACATAGTGGAATGGACAGGATAACTAAGCATAAAAGAGAGTCATTCATGGCAATTCATGGAAAATATTGTGGTAATTCTTTGTGTAAATTAAAGCAAAGGCCAAATTGATAGGAAGAgataaatttaagttaaaaaagaatagaaaatgacaTATATTTGATTCCCACTTTgt
The nucleotide sequence above comes from Symphalangus syndactylus isolate Jambi chromosome 10, NHGRI_mSymSyn1-v2.1_pri, whole genome shotgun sequence. Encoded proteins:
- the SLC10A6 gene encoding sodium-dependent organic anion transporter isoform X2 produces the protein MTTCSTVAALGMMPLCIYLYTWSWSLQQNLTVPYQNIGITLVCLTVPVAFGVYVNYRWPKQSKIILKLGTGPNNSHHFSVVENERRGLAKQKISWAQRAGGWLTIIGAIVGGVLLLVVAVAGVVLAKGSWNSDITLLTISFIFPLIGHVTGFLLALFTHQSWQRCRTISLEAGAQNIQMCITMLQLSFTAEHLVQMLSFPLAYGLFQLIDGFLIVAAYQTYKRRLKNKHGKKNSGCTEVCHTRKSTSSKETNAFLELVYRIRSKEKWKKLNGSIKKNMEGLYQQAINTGISSSECKLPEVRNIFCLCC